The Pelmatolapia mariae isolate MD_Pm_ZW linkage group LG10_11, Pm_UMD_F_2, whole genome shotgun sequence genome includes a region encoding these proteins:
- the LOC134635367 gene encoding probable Bax inhibitor 1 — protein sequence MASVSNVTSRFDQSIPADAIFKLSRISHATRVHLKNVYASLTLCTIMAAVGSCVCVVASFSPIVLAGLAVLSIVGLPVSVIWLGVTTHSPETEKKRFSILLGFAFFSGLALGPALHLAISVDPSIAVLAVAATTVLFVCFTLSALYVERRIYMLLGGVAPTLVILLTLTMIDLVSEMDTYLGVLMYCVFVMIDTQLIIEKAENGDKDYIWHCVGLFLDIAEMFRKITTILALKNKNKNKDDIEKCIRGHDEL from the coding sequence ATGGCCTCGGTTTCTAATGTCACCAGTAGGTTTGACCAGAGCATCCCCGCCGATGCCATCTTCAAGCTGTCCCGCATATCACATGCGACCCGAGTGCACTTGAAGAACGTGTACGCAAGCTTGACGCTTTGTACGATTATGGCAGCTGTGGGTTCCTGCGTCTGCGTCGTCGCAAGCTTTTCGCCGATCGTCCTCGCCGGGCTGGCTGTGTTGTCTATTGTTGGATTACCGGTCTCCGTGATTTGGCTGGGCGTGACAACTCACAGCCCCGAGACGGAGAAGAAGAGATTCTCCATTCTCCTAGGATTCGCGTTTTTCTCAGGCTTAGCACTTGGACCCGCGCTCCACCTTGCGATCTCTGTGGATCCGAGTATTGCCGTGCTAGCCGTGGCTGCAACCACTGTGCTATTTGTTTGCTTTACTCTTAGCGCACTATACGTCGAACGCAGGATCTACATGTTATTAGGAGGCGTAGCCCCGACTCTTGTCATCCTGCTTACGTTGACTATGATTGATTTGGTATCTGAGATGGACACGTACCTAGGGGTGCTGATGTATTGCGTGTTTGTTATGATCGACACTCAACTCATCATCGAGAAAGCGGAAAACGGCGACAAAGACTACATCTGGCACTGTGTGGGATTGTTTCTTGATATCGCAGAGATGTTTCGGAAAATTACGACCATACTAGCCTTGAAGAACAAGAATAAGAACAAGGACGACATTGAGAAATGCATACGTGGTCATGACGAACTGTAA